Proteins from one Fibrobacter sp. genomic window:
- a CDS encoding NADP-dependent isocitrate dehydrogenase, whose amino-acid sequence MSTKIFYTLTDESPFLATQSLLPIVTAFAKTADIDVETKNISLPARILAAFADTLPAGTTFAGSPVSDDLAFLGALTLKPEANIIKLPNISASVPQLKAAIAELQQNGYALPDYPDAPATDEEKAIRARYDKVKGSAVNPVLRQGNSDRRAPNAVKNFARNNPHSNGTWNTSVKTRVASMDADDFYGNEKSITLADADTFKIEFVDASGAVTELRAAKPLLKGEILDATVLRMASLEKFIAAQMAEAKAQGLLFSVHLKATMMKVSDPVLFGAFVRVFFKDVFTKYADLFKELGIDANNGLGDLYKRLEGNAKEAEVKAAIDAALAAGPDLAMVDSAKGITNLHVPSDVIIDASMPAMIRNSGCMWNKEGKLQEVVACIPDRCYAGIYDETVKFCKENGAFDPKTMGTVPNVGLMAQGAEEYGSHDKTFVAKGKGVIRAVNGKGEVLLQQDVEVGDIFRMCQAKDAPVRDWVKLAVTRARASSTPAIFWLDPERAHDREIQKKVEAYLPEHDLNGLDIKIMSPRKAIVETMKRAKAGLDTIGVTGNVMRDYLTDLFPILEVGTSAKMLSIVPLMAGGGLFETGAGGSAPKQVQQFLAENYLRWDSLGEYFALVPSFEQVATQTGNKKAQVLADTLDAANGKILQFNRTPARKIGELDNRGSHFYLAMYWARALADQKADAELAAKFAPVAAALEAKESEIVAALAAEQGKPADIGGYYIPKADLLKKWMRPVEAFNAVIDAI is encoded by the coding sequence ATGAGTACAAAGATTTTTTATACCCTGACCGACGAGTCGCCGTTCTTGGCGACGCAATCCCTCCTCCCGATCGTAACCGCTTTCGCGAAGACTGCGGACATTGACGTGGAGACAAAGAACATTTCGCTCCCGGCGCGCATTCTGGCGGCATTTGCCGACACGCTCCCGGCTGGCACTACGTTTGCGGGGAGTCCCGTGAGCGACGACCTCGCTTTTTTGGGCGCGCTTACGCTCAAGCCTGAGGCGAACATCATCAAGCTCCCGAACATCTCGGCATCCGTGCCGCAGCTCAAGGCCGCCATTGCTGAACTCCAGCAGAACGGCTACGCGCTCCCGGATTACCCGGATGCGCCCGCGACCGACGAGGAGAAGGCCATCCGCGCCCGCTACGACAAGGTGAAGGGTTCCGCGGTGAACCCGGTGCTCCGTCAGGGCAACTCCGACCGTCGCGCCCCGAATGCGGTGAAGAACTTTGCCCGCAACAACCCGCACAGCAACGGCACGTGGAATACTTCCGTGAAGACCCGCGTGGCGAGCATGGATGCGGATGACTTCTACGGGAACGAAAAGTCCATCACGCTTGCCGATGCCGACACGTTCAAGATTGAATTCGTGGATGCAAGCGGCGCCGTTACCGAACTGCGTGCCGCAAAGCCGCTCCTGAAGGGCGAAATCCTCGACGCGACGGTGCTCCGCATGGCGTCTCTCGAAAAGTTTATCGCCGCCCAGATGGCCGAAGCGAAGGCTCAGGGCCTGCTGTTCTCGGTGCACCTGAAGGCGACCATGATGAAGGTCTCTGACCCGGTGCTGTTTGGTGCTTTTGTGCGCGTGTTCTTCAAGGACGTGTTCACCAAGTATGCCGACCTGTTCAAGGAACTCGGTATCGATGCGAACAACGGCCTAGGCGATTTGTACAAGCGCCTTGAAGGCAATGCCAAGGAAGCCGAAGTGAAGGCCGCGATTGACGCCGCGCTTGCTGCCGGTCCGGATTTGGCGATGGTCGATTCCGCGAAGGGTATTACCAACCTGCATGTGCCCAGCGACGTGATTATCGATGCCTCGATGCCTGCGATGATTCGCAATTCCGGTTGCATGTGGAACAAGGAAGGCAAGCTGCAAGAAGTTGTCGCTTGCATTCCGGACCGCTGCTACGCCGGCATCTACGACGAGACGGTCAAGTTCTGCAAGGAAAACGGTGCGTTCGACCCGAAGACGATGGGAACCGTTCCGAACGTGGGCCTCATGGCCCAGGGCGCCGAAGAATACGGCAGCCACGACAAGACTTTTGTTGCCAAGGGCAAGGGCGTTATCCGTGCCGTGAATGGCAAGGGCGAAGTGCTCTTGCAGCAGGACGTGGAAGTGGGTGACATTTTCCGCATGTGCCAGGCCAAGGACGCTCCGGTACGCGACTGGGTGAAGCTCGCCGTGACCCGCGCCCGCGCCTCCAGCACGCCGGCTATTTTCTGGCTCGACCCGGAACGCGCGCATGACCGCGAAATCCAGAAGAAGGTCGAGGCCTACCTGCCGGAACACGACCTGAACGGCCTCGATATCAAGATCATGAGTCCGCGCAAGGCTATCGTCGAGACGATGAAGCGCGCGAAGGCCGGCCTCGATACCATCGGCGTTACGGGCAACGTGATGCGCGATTATCTCACCGACCTGTTCCCGATTCTTGAGGTTGGAACTTCGGCGAAGATGCTCTCCATCGTGCCTTTGATGGCCGGTGGTGGCCTCTTCGAGACCGGCGCGGGCGGCTCTGCCCCCAAGCAGGTGCAGCAGTTCCTCGCCGAAAACTACCTGCGTTGGGATTCCCTCGGTGAATACTTCGCGCTGGTGCCGTCGTTCGAGCAGGTCGCTACGCAGACCGGCAACAAGAAGGCCCAGGTTCTGGCCGATACTCTCGATGCCGCGAACGGAAAGATTTTGCAGTTCAACCGCACGCCTGCCCGCAAGATTGGCGAACTCGATAACCGCGGTTCTCATTTCTACCTCGCGATGTACTGGGCCCGCGCCCTTGCCGACCAGAAGGCCGATGCGGAACTCGCCGCGAAGTTTGCCCCGGTGGCTGCCGCCCTCGAAGCGAAGGAAAGCGAGATTGTCGCTGCCCTCGCCGCAGAACAGGGCAAGCCGGCAGACATCGGCGGTTACTACATCCCGAAGGCGGATCTGTTGAAGAAGTGGATGCGCCCGGTGGAGGCGTTCAACGCCGTCATCGACGCGATTTAG